The genomic stretch TGTACTTGATGCTCTCGATGGCCTGTCTGATCTCAGGCGACACCACAGAGAAGGCCACCACAGTGTTGACGCTCTGCACCTTCCCGAGATCCGGAGTCCCCGGGGTGTCCTTCTCGTGGCGGCAGGGGCAGGGACACCTCTTCCCAGCGCCGTCCTCCATGGAGGACAACTTGCTGTCCCCGAACTCCAGACAGTTGAGAGAGCCTCCCGCGACCTGCTGGAGATCACATTTGAAGGTTAAACCCAGTTGTGACCAGTTGGCAAAGCCTGAGATTACACTTATAAGGTGTAGTCAAGGCACAAAATGGACGTTTAGAGGACAGTCAGTGGCCAAACGGCATTCTTCTTCAAAGTCTCAAGCTCCTGGTGCTGCAAACGTCCGTGACCACGGCGCCGGTTCTGCTGACAAGCTTGATTTTAAATCACTGTCTGCTTCAGAGTCCAGGCAGAACTGCAACTACAGTCACACTATAAATACAAGCttctgggacaggaagtgggcgcGGACCCTTCGCACACACTTTGACCGCAGCTGGCGCGCGTCTGCACGGGCACGTGGGCCGACCGTAAACCAGAACGGGCACAGGACTCATCACGGTGCATGAGCATCTCCTGCCTTCAGGACGGGTTTATGAGCCGGATATCGCCCACATGAGCGCCAGTGTCTGGGTTTGTGCCCGAGCGGCAGGGACTCCTTACCTGCATCAAGCTATTCTTCCGCCTCTTCCCTCCtttcccgcctcctcctccccctccagctcctcctgcctccccacTGCTGTCCACCCCCCGGGCCTCGCTGTTGTCATCAATTGGCCTCCGCATCAGCATAATCCTCGGCAGCACTTTGAGAAACACGGAGCGCACCCAGCCCGGCATGGTGTGCGTCATCGGCGTGCGGTAGTGAACGTTCAGCACGAACACGGTGATGACGATGCTGAGCGTGACGAAGATCATGGTGAAGAGCAGGTACTCGCCAATGAGCGGGATGACCAGCGACGTGGAGGGGATGGTCTCTGTGATAACGAGCAGGAAGACAGTGAGGGAGAGCAGGACAGAGATGCAGAGCGTGACCTTCTCTCCACAGTCCGACGGGAGATAGAAAACCAGCACTGTGaggaaagagatgaggaggcagGGGATGATGAGGTTGATGGTGTAGAAGAGGGGAAGCCGCCGGATGTAGAAGGAATAggtgatgtctgtgtagatcTCCTCGCAGCAGTTGTACTTGATGTCGTGCTTGTAGCCCGGAGCGTCGATGATCTCCCATTCTCCGCTTTCCCAAAAGTCTTTAAGGTTCACCTGGGAGAGCAATAAACAGTCGCCACCACCTGAGTTTAGAAACATGCTTTAAACGTGTGAAATCTTTGTTTGATGAAGGTTCTCGGGCCTCCCGGTCGGAGAGAACTTGTAGTTTAAAGGGAATTCAACTGAACTTCCTTTAGTTTTTGGACTAAATggagttgaattttcttaaacCAGTTGAAGACTAACTGACCTTAGACCCAATAAGTACCAGGTCGATTTTGGCTTTGTCGTACGTCCAGGAGCCAAACTTCATGGAGCAGTTCTGATAGTCAAATGGGAAGTAGGTGATGTCCATGGGGCAGGAGGACTTGAAGATGGCCGGAGGAACCCAGGTGATGGTGCCGTCAAACTTCAGCAGCGCTTTGGTCTTGTCCTCCACGAGGAAATCCCCCACAGCACTGTGCACGACACGTGCGCGAGAAGGAAGGAGCGCGTGGTGGGAGGGAGGTCAGAGGGAGGCGAAGACATGggaaagaagggaaaagaaacagaagacaggaaaaggttaaaaaaagagaaatcattGCTGAATTATGGAAGAAAGAACATCCCAACTCATATCATCAGTCGCTGCTGGAAGCACAACAGTAAAAACACGTCCTAATTCTGACATTCCCAAATTAGAATTTTGATTGTTTCCCATTTAAATTGGGAATTTTGGAGCCGTGTCCCTTTGAAATTGACCACAAACATAAGACGTCAACGGTGCCGGTCTCACTTGTTGTAGAGCACGATGTCAGGTCTCCAGATCTTGTTGGAGGGAACTCTGATGAACTCAATCCCGTCAAACTCTGTTGGGATCCATCTCAGCTTATAATCATTCCAAATCTGGTGGAAAAAGAAAGGGGAGGGGTCGGTCTTTTGCAGGTCCCATTTGCCTCCAAAGGGGCCTATTTTTGAAATGAATATTTGTGTTTAATATATTAAAAAGCAGGCGTTCCACAGAGCAACAAGGGGTCCTTAAAGCCTTTGTTTCCACAggaaatcaaacacaaacacatttttgatGCCACCGGCAGCTTAGACAGACGTGTGAGGGAATATCCCACTGACATAAATAGAGAATCAGTGTTGTTGCTCCTGGTTCTTAGTGCACCTGCAGGTTACATTCCATTAGTCTTGGCTATTTGCATGTCATTCAAGATGAATTCATTCATTATCCGAGCTGATTAATACCCAGTTTTGACCTGGGAGCTGTTTAATTAACCACTTCATGCTACACTGACGTTCCATTTATCTGCACCAGCCAGGGAGCACACAGCGATTGGCTGGAGATGTAATTGTGATGGAGGCTTCGGGTTAGTGGTTCGTATTTACAGTATCTACAGAAGCGCCGGGTCACATTGCTGCTGGCAAACTTAGAGTCAGGTCCCAAATACGCAGAAAGTGTCGCGCCAAAGGTGACTCCGACTGGCTTATTACTTTGGAATGTGTGTATTATTCTctgtcattcacacacacacacacacacacacacacacacacacacacacacacacacacacctacgccATGTGTCTGCTTTCTTTGTTTGATCTGTCAACACGTCAACAAAGATGAATTAAAAATGAACTCTAATTTGAATTCTGGCACATTCcgatgtttatttgtttttgccacattgttgcatcatcaccatcctcttcctcatcgtGTTTTTGGGTGGTTTCCCACCGTCTGCAATCACTCTGCGCAGCTTCTCCGGGTTAAATTGAGGCTTTGCAAAAGGTCACGCTGATGGAAACGGAGACAGGCCACTGTGGCTCTGTCGTCCATGAATAAATTTAGAGCAAAGGGAGGAAAACAATGGCGGAGAGGCAGAAAAGAGGTTGTCTGGGAGAACAGCTGGAAGGctgaggtcagagttcaggctCTGTCTGTTGGTTCCTGACGCCCAATAGATAGATTGACCATAACTTATACATGGATCCCTCGCCGATCACACTCAAGGGGCTGTCTGAGATCCCCCTGCTCTCTGGTCCACCTGCTCCAGTTTAATCATAGTAAGATTTCACCCACACACGCGACGGAGTGGACGACCTTTTTGATGCCTGCTTAGTCTGTACAGACATGTGCTGTCACAAGTGTTGGTGAGATGGTGTGTGCTTACATGTCTGAGCCATAAATTTGTTTCCATGATTTGGTTCACCTCATCCTGCAGAGACGAGAAGAGAGAGGTTGTTAGAgatgtgtctgagtgtgtgttgaggAGTGTGTTGAGGAGTGTGTtcacgctgcagcagctgagagccTGCAGGCGCGGCACAGAGCCTTAAAGACACCACCACCATGTCTGAAGACAAAATCTAATTTTCCCTTAAGGTCTTGTCCTctggatctggattggattgacTGTCAGAGCAGTCTAAAAGTTTGAATTATGATAATAATTTAAGAGCCCGCAGATATTCTCCATATCTCATATTTAGTTGGATTTGCAGTGTTAATATTATTTTAAGTCAGCCTAAACCACACAAAGAGCTGCACAAATCCCCCTTTGATAGGCAAACACATGGAAATATGTGCAAAGACACACACGTGGGGGCACAGA from Takifugu flavidus isolate HTHZ2018 chromosome 6, ASM371156v2, whole genome shotgun sequence encodes the following:
- the chrna6 gene encoding neuronal acetylcholine receptor subunit alpha-6 — protein: MRSAVRWILLLPLALMVQGCFSSKAEDRLFRRLFRKYNQFIRPVENVSDPVTVEFEVSISQLVKVDEVNQIMETNLWLRHIWNDYKLRWIPTEFDGIEFIRVPSNKIWRPDIVLYNNAVGDFLVEDKTKALLKFDGTITWVPPAIFKSSCPMDITYFPFDYQNCSMKFGSWTYDKAKIDLVLIGSKVNLKDFWESGEWEIIDAPGYKHDIKYNCCEEIYTDITYSFYIRRLPLFYTINLIIPCLLISFLTVLVFYLPSDCGEKVTLCISVLLSLTVFLLVITETIPSTSLVIPLIGEYLLFTMIFVTLSIVITVFVLNVHYRTPMTHTMPGWVRSVFLKVLPRIMLMRRPIDDNSEARGVDSSGEAGGAGGGGGGGKGGKRRKNSLMQQVAGGSLNCLEFGDSKLSSMEDGAGKRCPCPCRHEKDTPGTPDLGKVQSVNTVVAFSVVSPEIRQAIESIKYIAENMRSRNKAREVEDDWKYVAMVIDRIFLWVFVTVCVLGTVGLFLQPLCGFVS